The Candidatus Cloacimonas sp. genome contains a region encoding:
- a CDS encoding GxxExxY protein → MIYEKELSDRIIGCAIAVHKELGSGYLEKLYERALCVEFKYQGISYVSQVPIQVFYRDQIVGDYVADIIVESKIILELKACNIIHSMHSAQIINYLSATGLKVGYILNFGNEAKLEFKRIVH, encoded by the coding sequence ATGATATATGAGAAAGAGCTGAGTGATAGAATTATTGGTTGTGCAATTGCTGTTCACAAAGAGCTTGGTTCAGGATATTTGGAAAAACTATATGAACGAGCTTTATGTGTAGAATTTAAATATCAAGGTATTAGTTATGTTTCTCAAGTTCCTATACAAGTTTTTTATAGAGATCAGATTGTTGGAGATTATGTTGCTGATATTATTGTAGAAAGTAAAATTATACTGGAGCTTAAGGCGTGTAATATAATTCATTCCATGCATTCAGCACAAATAATAAATTATCTAAGTGCTACAGGGCTTAAAGTTGGATATATCTTAAACTTTGGCAATGAGGCAAAATTAGAATTCAAGAGAATTGTCCATTAA
- a CDS encoding VanZ family protein produces the protein MKSIKWLFWGWLIVVLVINVVPLGNELNRDLTAKRFIFRLDYVVHSLTFLAFAWIWVFGKIKNVRWYKSYEVLKFCGIVFVSAIGVELLQIIIPYRTFNPMDMMANLFGAILCILFILISHREHRRYRKEIIATENTEDTEKI, from the coding sequence ATGAAGAGCATAAAATGGTTATTTTGGGGATGGTTGATAGTGGTTTTGGTGATAAATGTTGTGCCTTTGGGCAATGAATTAAATAGGGATCTAACAGCTAAAAGGTTTATTTTTCGGCTGGATTATGTAGTGCATTCCTTAACATTTTTGGCTTTTGCATGGATATGGGTATTCGGGAAGATAAAGAATGTTCGTTGGTATAAGAGTTATGAGGTTTTGAAGTTTTGTGGGATTGTATTTGTTTCAGCTATTGGGGTTGAATTGCTACAGATAATAATACCTTATAGGACATTTAATCCGATGGATATGATGGCTAACCTCTTTGGTGCTATATTATGTATATTGTTTATTCTTATTAGCCACCGAGAGCACCGAAGATACCGAAAAGAGATTATAGCCACCGAGAACACTGAAGACACCGAAAAAATATAA
- the wecB gene encoding UDP-N-acetylglucosamine 2-epimerase (non-hydrolyzing) → MLKVITVVGTRPEIIRLSCVIPLLDKYTNHILVHTGQNYDYELNQIFFEDLELRQPEYYLNVNTTSLGTVLGETLIKIEEILDKEKPDAMVILGDTNASISAIMAKRKHIPIYHLEAGNRSFDNNVPEEINRRMIDHIADFNLVYTENSRRHLLSEGLTHRRIYLTGSPMFEVLQHYLPKIKRSNILETLKLEPQKYFLISVHREENVDYPDNLKKISIVLNTLAEQYNYPVIVSTHPRTRKRLENLAGFKFNSLIQFLKPFSFTDYNYLQINSTCVISDSGTISEESAILKFPAITIRNSMERPEAIDAGTIILSGFDPEIVLDAIRVAIEEGANYTKICPEYEIDNFSMRVLKIILGTAKLHKQWSGLY, encoded by the coding sequence ATGCTTAAAGTGATCACAGTTGTTGGCACAAGGCCTGAAATAATCCGGTTATCCTGTGTAATTCCTTTACTGGATAAATACACCAACCATATCTTAGTGCACACGGGTCAAAATTATGATTATGAACTGAATCAGATTTTCTTTGAGGATTTAGAGCTTCGGCAACCTGAATATTATCTTAATGTGAATACAACCAGTTTGGGAACTGTTTTAGGTGAAACGCTGATTAAAATTGAAGAAATTCTGGATAAGGAAAAACCGGATGCAATGGTTATTCTTGGAGACACTAATGCTTCTATATCTGCTATTATGGCTAAACGAAAACATATTCCCATCTATCATTTGGAAGCAGGTAATAGAAGTTTTGATAACAATGTGCCGGAAGAAATCAACCGGAGAATGATTGATCATATAGCGGATTTCAATTTGGTCTATACCGAGAATTCAAGAAGACATCTTTTATCTGAAGGGCTAACTCATAGAAGAATTTATTTAACTGGTTCTCCTATGTTTGAGGTCTTACAACATTATTTACCTAAAATTAAACGATCAAATATTTTAGAAACCTTAAAACTGGAACCCCAAAAATATTTTCTCATCTCTGTCCATAGAGAGGAAAATGTAGATTATCCTGATAATTTGAAGAAAATAAGCATTGTCCTAAATACTCTTGCAGAGCAATATAATTATCCAGTAATTGTTAGCACCCATCCCAGAACCCGTAAACGGTTAGAAAATTTAGCTGGTTTCAAATTTAATTCCTTAATCCAATTTCTAAAGCCATTCAGTTTTACTGACTATAACTACTTGCAAATTAACTCTACCTGTGTTATTTCCGATAGTGGAACGATTAGTGAAGAAAGTGCAATCCTTAAATTTCCTGCAATAACAATCAGGAATTCAATGGAACGTCCAGAAGCAATAGATGCCGGGACGATAATTTTATCCGGTTTTGATCCTGAAATAGTACTTGATGCAATTAGAGTTGCTATAGAAGAAGGTGCAAATTACACAAAAATATGCCCGGAATATGAGATTGATAACTTTTCTATGCGAGTTTTAAAAATAATTTTGGGAACCGCAAAATTGCATAAGCAGTGGAGTGGGTTATATTAA
- a CDS encoding GxxExxY protein: MDLLVEEKVIIESKTVDNFAPVHHKQLLTYLKLINLKLCILVNFKTSDINRSIIYKVNGLNDSL; the protein is encoded by the coding sequence ATGGATTTACTAGTTGAAGAGAAAGTGATTATAGAATCAAAAACTGTTGACAATTTTGCTCCTGTTCATCACAAACAGCTTTTAACCTATTTAAAACTAATTAATTTAAAACTTTGTATCCTTGTTAATTTTAAAACTTCGGACATCAACAGAAGCATTATCTATAAAGTAAATGGACTTAATGATTCCTTATGA
- a CDS encoding NAD-dependent epimerase/dehydratase family protein — MLKVGITGQAGFIGTHLYNTLSLHPDKYIRIPFQDEYFQSDEALDAFVNKCDVIIHLAAMNRHNDPDVLYKTNIELVQKLIDAMERTNSKPYVIMSSSLQEELDNLYGRSKREGRELFNQWAERNNAKFTGLIIPNVFGPFGKPFYNSVISTFSYQICNKQEPKIEVDNELKLIYVGDLVKVILDLFPADYANTENTEDTENTEDTEDTEDTEGTENVTTESTEDTESTESTENTDNTDNTKKWVLPRVLEVEYRAKYKVSELLDKLKAYYETYVVKWIFPDLTDWFEVCLFNTFRSYLPKEHFPVKYHKHSDDRGIYVETMKFMSTGQVSFSTTLPGITRGNHFHTRKVERFAVIQGKASIKLRKYGTDEIIEYILNGDEPAYVDMPIWYTHNITNIGYTELLTMFWINEFYDPDDPDTYYEPV, encoded by the coding sequence ATGTTGAAAGTTGGGATAACTGGTCAAGCAGGGTTCATTGGTACCCATTTATACAACACTCTCAGCTTGCATCCGGATAAATATATCAGAATTCCCTTTCAGGATGAATATTTTCAATCAGACGAAGCACTGGATGCCTTTGTTAACAAGTGTGATGTGATAATCCATCTGGCAGCAATGAATAGGCATAATGATCCTGATGTGCTATATAAAACAAATATAGAATTGGTGCAGAAACTAATTGATGCAATGGAACGGACTAATAGCAAACCTTATGTAATTATGAGTTCATCGCTTCAGGAAGAACTGGATAATTTATATGGACGCTCTAAAAGAGAGGGCAGAGAATTATTTAATCAATGGGCAGAAAGAAACAATGCAAAATTTACCGGTTTAATTATTCCTAATGTGTTTGGACCTTTTGGGAAGCCATTCTATAATTCGGTGATTTCTACATTTTCTTATCAAATATGTAATAAGCAAGAACCCAAGATTGAAGTGGATAATGAACTTAAATTGATCTATGTGGGAGATTTGGTGAAGGTGATTCTTGATTTGTTTCCCGCAGATTATGCAAACACTGAAAACACTGAGGACACTGAAAACACTGAGGACACTGAGGACACTGAGGACACTGAGGGCACTGAGAATGTAACCACTGAGAGCACTGAGGACACTGAGAGCACTGAGAGCACTGAGAACACTGATAACACTGATAACACGAAGAAATGGGTACTACCAAGAGTTTTGGAAGTTGAATATAGGGCAAAGTATAAGGTTTCAGAATTATTGGATAAACTAAAGGCCTATTATGAGACCTATGTTGTGAAGTGGATTTTTCCTGATTTGACCGATTGGTTTGAAGTGTGCTTATTTAATACTTTCAGATCTTATTTACCTAAAGAGCATTTTCCGGTGAAATACCATAAACATTCAGATGATAGAGGTATCTATGTAGAAACAATGAAGTTTATGTCCACTGGGCAAGTTTCTTTTTCTACAACTCTTCCAGGAATTACAAGAGGCAATCATTTCCATACCAGAAAAGTAGAAAGATTTGCAGTGATACAAGGAAAAGCATCTATTAAATTGCGGAAATATGGAACCGACGAAATTATTGAATATATCCTAAATGGGGATGAACCTGCTTATGTAGATATGCCTATTTGGTATACACATAATATTACTAACATTGGGTATACGGAATTACTGACTATGTTCTGGATTAATGAATTCTATGATCCGGATGACCCTGATACTTACTATGAGCCGGTGTGA
- a CDS encoding GxxExxY protein, which yields MVNEIYEKELSYKIIGCAIQVHKVLGSGYMEKLYERALLVELAENGLKVESQVPVQVHYKNILIGDYKMDMIVENKVILELKACSKIIPVHEAQLIQYLYASGIKIGYVINFGSSGKLEYVRKVV from the coding sequence ATGGTTAATGAGATTTACGAAAAGGAATTAAGTTATAAGATTATTGGTTGTGCTATACAGGTACATAAAGTCCTTGGTTCTGGTTATATGGAAAAACTATATGAAAGAGCTTTATTAGTTGAATTAGCGGAAAATGGTTTAAAAGTTGAATCTCAGGTGCCAGTACAAGTTCATTATAAGAATATATTAATTGGTGACTATAAGATGGATATGATAGTTGAAAATAAAGTTATACTTGAATTGAAAGCTTGTTCAAAGATTATTCCAGTTCATGAAGCTCAATTGATTCAATATCTATATGCTTCAGGTATTAAAATCGGTTATGTTATTAATTTTGGCAGTTCAGGTAAACTAGAATATGTACGCAAAGTTGTATAA
- a CDS encoding polysaccharide biosynthesis protein: protein MFKDKVIIITGGTGSFGNAVLQRFLNTDVKEIRIFSRDEKKQDDMRKLYNNPKIKFHIGDVRDYDSVANAMVGVDYVFHAAALKQVPSCEFFPVQAVKTNVLGAENVIRAAIANNAKKLIVLSTDKAVYPINAMGMSKALMEKVMIAYSRQQPENGTVLCGTRYGNVMASRGSVIPLFVDQIKAGKPITITDPEMTRYLMSLEEAVELVIYAYQNGVQGDIFVQKSPASTIKDLAQALIELFEAKTEIKIIGTRHGEKKHETLVNREEMAKAIDLPGYYRIPADIRDLNYDKYFSNGEAKVVEVGEYTSENTYRLNVEEVKEKLLTLKYIQEELRNH from the coding sequence ATGTTTAAGGATAAAGTAATTATTATTACAGGCGGAACCGGTTCTTTCGGGAATGCTGTTTTGCAGAGATTTTTGAATACCGATGTGAAAGAGATTCGCATTTTCAGTCGGGACGAAAAAAAACAGGACGATATGCGAAAATTGTATAATAACCCCAAAATCAAATTTCATATTGGGGATGTAAGGGATTATGACAGTGTGGCTAATGCTATGGTGGGTGTGGATTATGTTTTTCATGCTGCGGCATTAAAACAGGTACCTTCCTGTGAGTTCTTTCCGGTTCAGGCGGTTAAAACCAATGTTTTGGGTGCAGAAAATGTAATCAGAGCTGCCATTGCCAATAATGCAAAAAAGTTAATAGTTCTTTCTACAGATAAAGCTGTTTATCCTATAAATGCTATGGGAATGTCTAAAGCATTGATGGAAAAGGTGATGATTGCTTATTCCAGACAGCAACCGGAAAATGGAACAGTTCTATGCGGAACAAGGTATGGAAATGTGATGGCTTCCAGAGGTTCTGTTATACCACTATTTGTTGACCAAATAAAAGCAGGAAAACCGATTACTATTACAGACCCGGAAATGACCCGTTATTTAATGTCCTTGGAAGAAGCGGTTGAACTTGTTATTTATGCATATCAAAATGGAGTGCAGGGTGATATCTTTGTGCAAAAATCACCTGCCTCTACAATTAAAGATCTGGCTCAGGCACTTATAGAACTTTTTGAAGCAAAAACAGAGATAAAGATAATTGGCACCAGGCATGGGGAAAAGAAACATGAGACATTAGTGAATAGAGAAGAAATGGCAAAAGCTATTGACTTGCCAGGTTATTATAGGATACCTGCCGATATTAGAGATCTGAATTATGATAAATATTTTAGCAATGGGGAAGCCAAGGTGGTAGAAGTGGGGGAATATACATCGGAAAATACCTATCGGCTGAATGTGGAAGAGGTGAAAGAGAAATTGCTGACCCTGAAATATATACAGGAAGAGCTTAGAAACCACTGA
- a CDS encoding DUF354 domain-containing protein, producing MRILIDIDHPAHVHYFKNLYSELIQHKHIVYVTCKSVKSITALLIHYKIPFIELGDKGDGITEKIFKHVKHVKKVANLIRNKDITLAIGVSFIAVHSSKITNCESVFFDDDDQAVQPFTEKYVTPFADCILSPDVLKYEKLKNVIYYPGTHELAYLHPKRFTPNIEVLTKYGLSIDDKYYILRFNAFKAHHDIHEGGMNLNQKRKLIKLLEQYGKVFITTEKEIDPEFERYRIPIEPYEMHSFLAYSQMFVSDSQTMSSEAAVLGVPSFRCNTFAGRISLLEEEEKRYGLTYGFLPRQFDWMLEAIEIVLKDPDSKAKWSIKRNRMLEDKIDVTAFWVWFIENYPESVKEVKVKDFDFGRFK from the coding sequence ATGAGAATATTAATAGATATTGATCATCCAGCTCATGTGCATTATTTCAAGAATCTCTATTCGGAATTGATACAGCATAAGCACATAGTATATGTAACTTGTAAATCAGTAAAAAGTATAACAGCATTATTAATTCATTATAAAATACCCTTCATTGAACTTGGAGATAAAGGAGACGGAATAACAGAAAAAATATTTAAGCATGTTAAGCATGTAAAAAAAGTAGCCAATTTAATAAGAAATAAGGATATTACATTAGCAATAGGAGTTTCTTTTATAGCTGTTCATTCATCAAAAATCACAAATTGTGAATCAGTTTTTTTTGACGATGATGATCAAGCTGTTCAACCCTTTACGGAAAAATATGTTACTCCTTTTGCAGATTGTATATTATCTCCTGATGTATTGAAGTATGAAAAGTTAAAAAATGTTATTTACTATCCAGGAACTCATGAGCTTGCTTATCTACATCCTAAAAGATTTACTCCCAATATAGAGGTCTTAACAAAATATGGTTTGTCTATAGATGATAAGTATTATATCTTAAGGTTTAATGCATTTAAAGCACATCATGATATTCACGAAGGGGGAATGAATTTAAACCAAAAACGGAAATTGATAAAATTATTAGAACAATATGGTAAAGTGTTTATTACTACTGAAAAGGAGATTGATCCTGAATTTGAACGATATAGAATTCCAATTGAACCTTATGAAATGCATAGTTTTCTTGCATATTCTCAGATGTTTGTATCTGATAGTCAAACAATGAGTTCAGAGGCAGCTGTATTAGGCGTTCCTTCTTTTAGATGTAATACATTTGCAGGAAGAATATCTCTTCTTGAAGAAGAAGAGAAAAGATATGGATTAACCTATGGTTTTTTACCAAGGCAATTTGATTGGATGTTAGAGGCAATAGAAATAGTCCTGAAAGATCCTGATTCAAAAGCTAAATGGAGCATAAAAAGGAATAGAATGTTAGAGGATAAAATTGATGTAACTGCTTTTTGGGTTTGGTTTATTGAGAACTATCCTGAATCTGTGAAAGAGGTTAAAGTAAAGGATTTTGATTTTGGAAGATTCAAATAA
- a CDS encoding phosphatidylserine decarboxylase has translation MIYILICYIVMASTIMYICIRHITHMRVKLFFIDNLIVAIVGILVAIVLYVYPIWAIIISTISLPIFAYLGIQIRFWRSPNRKLIAKENEIVSPADGNIIYINKIDQEQQFISIKNGKISELEEITQTSLIKKPCWQIGINMTPFDVHKNCSPIEGRIVLSKHISGTFHSLKEYISIIENERHTFIISNDKYKVGVVLIASRRVRRIDSYVQEGQYVKQGQWIGMIRFGSQVDVFLPIEAKINIDLKQQVYAKKSIIGVIE, from the coding sequence TTGATATATATATTAATATGTTATATTGTTATGGCAAGCACCATTATGTATATATGCATTCGTCATATTACCCATATGAGAGTTAAGCTCTTTTTTATTGATAATCTTATTGTTGCTATTGTAGGGATATTAGTAGCTATAGTTTTATATGTATATCCGATTTGGGCTATAATAATATCGACAATCAGTTTGCCTATTTTTGCATATTTGGGAATTCAAATAAGGTTTTGGAGGTCACCAAATAGAAAATTAATTGCTAAAGAAAATGAAATTGTCTCTCCTGCGGATGGCAATATTATATACATTAATAAAATCGACCAAGAACAGCAGTTCATCTCTATAAAGAATGGGAAAATATCTGAGTTAGAAGAAATCACTCAAACTAGTTTGATTAAAAAACCCTGTTGGCAAATAGGAATTAATATGACCCCCTTTGATGTTCATAAGAACTGTAGCCCTATAGAAGGTAGAATTGTTTTATCAAAACATATATCAGGTACATTTCATTCGTTAAAAGAATATATCTCTATAATTGAAAATGAAAGGCATACTTTTATTATATCTAACGATAAATACAAAGTAGGGGTTGTTCTAATTGCCTCCAGAAGGGTCAGAAGAATAGATTCTTATGTTCAAGAGGGTCAATATGTAAAACAAGGCCAATGGATAGGAATGATTAGATTTGGTAGTCAAGTGGATGTTTTTCTACCAATTGAAGCCAAAATTAATATAGATCTAAAACAACAAGTATATGCAAAAAAATCTATTATTGGGGTGATTGAATGA
- a CDS encoding ATP-grasp domain-containing protein, which translates to MMKQLNISDNHCNVTPPKGAIILGGHIQAYGIIRQLGEIGIMSIVIDYVHFNIAKYSKYCQSSYVVPYNSILSYLLNLAKDEKYYKWLIIPTDDYYVRIISKNYANLIQYFNLLTDRWEIVSVFFNKCKTYPWVDKLGIPIPKTYYPKSLEEVESLHSLIMFPCIIKPAIMKDFYNFFGSKVLVCNQYDELKNKYQKAIRQIKAEELMIQEIVPGSSENQYSVGLFSVEGKIYNYIVARRKRQHPPLFGNATTYAETVNIPILLQYAIQIIDEIKFTGVCEIEFKYDKRSNEYKFLEVNPRFWKWHLITQVAGVPLLKSVISYYYTGKAIESKECNKASWQDIITDIPTILNYKSKGLYVKPQKYRRINAVANLKDPKPFFMQLLHLPYLYKTRR; encoded by the coding sequence ATGATGAAACAATTAAATATATCTGATAATCATTGTAATGTAACTCCCCCCAAGGGAGCTATAATTCTAGGTGGACATATACAAGCTTATGGAATTATTCGTCAATTAGGTGAGATAGGTATAATGTCCATTGTAATAGATTATGTCCATTTTAACATTGCAAAATATTCTAAATATTGTCAATCATCTTATGTGGTTCCTTATAATTCAATTCTTAGCTATTTATTAAACCTTGCTAAAGATGAAAAATATTACAAATGGCTAATTATACCAACAGATGATTATTATGTACGTATAATTAGTAAAAATTATGCTAATTTAATCCAATATTTTAATCTATTGACTGACAGATGGGAAATAGTATCGGTTTTTTTTAATAAATGTAAGACATACCCCTGGGTTGATAAACTTGGTATTCCTATTCCTAAAACTTATTATCCAAAATCGCTTGAAGAAGTAGAAAGTTTGCATTCTCTAATTATGTTTCCCTGTATAATAAAACCGGCAATCATGAAGGATTTTTACAATTTCTTTGGTTCTAAGGTTTTAGTATGTAATCAATACGATGAATTAAAAAATAAATATCAAAAAGCTATCAGACAAATAAAAGCTGAGGAATTAATGATTCAGGAGATTGTTCCGGGATCGAGTGAAAACCAATATTCCGTTGGCTTATTTAGTGTTGAAGGAAAGATTTATAATTATATTGTAGCTCGAAGAAAAAGACAACATCCCCCACTTTTTGGGAATGCCACTACCTATGCTGAAACTGTCAATATACCAATATTATTACAATATGCAATCCAGATTATTGATGAAATTAAATTTACTGGTGTTTGCGAAATAGAATTTAAGTATGATAAAAGATCAAATGAATATAAATTTTTGGAAGTAAATCCAAGATTCTGGAAATGGCATTTAATTACTCAAGTTGCAGGTGTTCCATTGCTTAAAAGTGTTATATCTTATTATTATACAGGTAAAGCTATTGAAAGTAAGGAATGTAATAAGGCATCGTGGCAGGATATTATAACTGATATACCTACTATTTTGAATTATAAATCTAAAGGATTATATGTTAAACCACAAAAATATAGGCGGATAAATGCCGTTGCTAATCTTAAGGATCCTAAGCCATTTTTTATGCAATTATTACATTTGCCTTATTTATATAAAACAAGAAGATAG
- a CDS encoding glycosyltransferase, translated as MAALNIEDVELKLVYNVPHKEMPLYFNGSDLLLSTSLCEGSPNVIKVAIACNCPIVSTNVGDVRWLLDDVEGCFITTNDPRDVADKINKALNFKSKTKGRDKLFRLGFDSEHIAKKIIKVYEELIYSTLRGNSL; from the coding sequence ATTGCTGCTTTAAATATAGAAGATGTTGAATTAAAACTCGTATATAATGTTCCTCATAAAGAAATGCCATTATATTTTAATGGATCTGATTTATTATTATCTACATCTCTCTGTGAGGGCTCTCCCAATGTTATTAAGGTAGCAATAGCTTGTAATTGTCCCATTGTATCAACAAATGTAGGTGATGTTAGATGGTTGTTGGATGATGTAGAGGGGTGCTTTATTACTACTAATGATCCCAGGGATGTTGCTGATAAAATAAATAAAGCACTTAATTTTAAAAGTAAAACAAAGGGTAGAGACAAGCTTTTTAGATTAGGTTTTGATTCAGAACATATTGCGAAGAAAATAATTAAAGTTTATGAAGAGTTAATTTATAGTACTCTAAGGGGAAACAGTTTATAA
- a CDS encoding polysaccharide deacetylase family protein, producing MLKIALTHDVDRIRKTYQYLTRSFRYLRKWDFKNIYKEFLSIPKFDDVYWNFEDIMEIEDSLNIRSTFFFLNESIPIDILHPSNWKLSFGRYMITEKKVRDIIYTLDKNGWEIGLHSSYNSYSEPKLIKEEKILLEYISGCNILGVRQHYLNLNDKTWDIQKKAGFKYDSSFGYTKKIGYKDEKISPFRPFNDDFIVFPLCIMDSCFMDDNNRNTEIRDIIEKTEIKDAILVLNWHSNNFSERDYPYYKSTYINLINLFKSNGAIFKTLGEYWRDLNIKE from the coding sequence ATGCTTAAAATTGCCTTAACTCATGATGTAGATAGAATTAGGAAAACTTATCAATATCTTACGAGGTCTTTCAGATATCTAAGAAAATGGGACTTTAAAAATATCTATAAAGAGTTTTTATCAATTCCTAAATTTGACGATGTCTATTGGAATTTTGAAGATATTATGGAAATTGAAGATTCGCTGAACATTAGGTCAACATTTTTCTTTTTAAATGAGTCTATTCCTATTGATATTTTGCATCCTTCAAACTGGAAACTTTCTTTTGGTAGATATATGATTACTGAAAAAAAAGTCAGAGATATAATATATACCTTAGATAAGAACGGGTGGGAAATTGGATTACATAGTTCATATAATTCTTATTCAGAACCAAAACTTATTAAAGAAGAAAAGATTCTTTTAGAATATATATCAGGATGTAATATATTAGGAGTAAGGCAACATTATCTTAATTTAAATGACAAAACATGGGATATTCAAAAAAAGGCAGGTTTTAAATACGATTCCAGCTTTGGTTACACCAAAAAGATAGGATACAAAGATGAAAAAATATCTCCTTTTAGACCTTTTAATGATGATTTTATAGTTTTCCCCTTATGTATTATGGATTCTTGCTTTATGGACGACAACAATAGGAATACAGAAATTAGAGATATAATAGAAAAAACTGAAATTAAAGATGCAATTTTAGTTTTAAATTGGCATAGTAATAACTTTTCTGAAAGAGATTATCCATATTATAAATCCACTTACATTAATCTAATAAACTTATTTAAATCTAATGGAGCAATATTTAAGACTTTAGGTGAGTATTGGCGCGATTTAAATATCAAAGAGTAA
- a CDS encoding AAC(3) family N-acetyltransferase, whose protein sequence is MMENINYYDLCRDFDKLGIKKGDNLNLKISLKSIGHVEGGASTVVNALLDVIGREGTIVAESFVNSFYFPRLMGEKALVTQKTTSYAGAIANEMLKRADSYRSTHPIQKFVAIGKYAKYLTERHTPDSMPYNVLKELAELNGKNLRVGGLNKVVGVGTTHVAITSLRLRQRRIKSGVKYIDEKGKEKVFMLNWAGGCAKGFNNLMNIYKENGCIVSEGIVGEAQSLITDMKRTLEYEIELFSKNHKAFFCNDPCCVDCRISWDFSEKKLLKFISNCIKEKKYKNIIKLIGLYLYSAKFPK, encoded by the coding sequence ATGATGGAAAATATAAATTATTATGATTTATGTAGGGATTTTGACAAATTAGGTATAAAGAAGGGAGATAATTTAAATCTTAAAATTTCTTTAAAATCTATAGGTCATGTAGAAGGAGGAGCAAGCACAGTTGTTAATGCTTTATTAGATGTAATAGGAAGGGAAGGTACTATTGTTGCTGAATCTTTTGTTAATAGTTTTTATTTTCCCAGATTAATGGGGGAGAAAGCATTGGTTACACAAAAAACTACTTCCTATGCCGGCGCAATAGCAAATGAAATGTTAAAAAGGGCAGATAGTTATAGAAGCACTCATCCCATTCAAAAGTTTGTAGCCATAGGTAAATATGCTAAATATTTAACTGAAAGACATACTCCTGATTCTATGCCATATAATGTACTGAAGGAATTGGCAGAATTAAATGGAAAAAATCTAAGGGTAGGGGGATTGAATAAAGTTGTAGGTGTTGGTACTACACATGTAGCAATAACTAGTTTAAGATTAAGACAAAGAAGAATAAAATCTGGGGTAAAATATATAGATGAAAAAGGAAAGGAAAAAGTTTTTATGTTAAATTGGGCTGGTGGTTGTGCTAAGGGGTTTAATAACCTTATGAATATATATAAAGAAAATGGTTGTATAGTTTCTGAGGGTATTGTAGGCGAAGCCCAAAGTTTGATTACTGATATGAAAAGAACTTTGGAATATGAAATTGAATTATTTTCTAAAAATCATAAAGCTTTTTTTTGTAATGATCCATGTTGTGTAGATTGCAGAATAAGCTGGGATTTTTCGGAAAAGAAATTACTAAAATTTATTAGTAATTGTATAAAAGAGAAGAAGTATAAAAATATTATTAAGTTAATAGGTTTATATTTATACTCTGCCAAATTTCCAAAATGA